The window CTTCGAATTTCAGGGAACCGGCAATTGCACTCTCAAGCCCGTGCTCATGAGCAAGGTCAGTAAACTCTATCAGCTCTTTTTCATCCATGAATTCAAAGGTAGATTTCCCGTCCTTGATACCTGTATCTACCATTACCACATCTACTCCGGCCTCTGCGGCAACTGCGGGAAGTAAAATAGGTGAAATAGAATTAATGCGTTTGTAGTCCGAATATCCTGCGGCAACAACCTTTTTTGATGGGTCATAATCTTTTACGGCTCTTGTAATCTTTGTGAGCAGTTCAAGGGCCTGTGCTTCGGTCTGGATATCGTAAAGGCCTACTTTAATGTAATCCGCTCCTGCTGCCGCTGCTCCAAGAGCTGCAAGTGCGGCAGTTCCGGGTTTGAAGTTGAAATCTCCTATTGTTGCGCTTATCGGCTGCCTGCCGTTTACAACCTCTTTAACGTCCCTGATTACCCAGGGGAAATTGGCTCCAAGGGAACCTTCTTTCGGGTTTTTGACATCTACAATGTCTGCGCCGCCTCTGGAAGCGATGATTGCTTCTTCTTTATTGATTGGACTTACAAGCAGTTTCAGTTTCATAAAAAGCCTCTAATTAAGAATGAAGTTAAATATTCCATTATCTATTTTATTCTTTTTATATTATGTGTTTTATTTTATGATTTTTTATAGGATGATGTAACTATCAAATAAGTATGTTTCGAGTAGTTTTTGTAATGGATATATTTAACCGTAACGTGGTTCTTGCAAAAGGCGGAGTAAGGGAAAATTACCTCCCGGTTTCGGATTCAAGTGCTGTGTGCCGGACATCCGTTCCCCTGGAAATAGTTGAGTCTTTACGCCCTAGAGAAGTCTACATTGCCGACCTTAATGCCCTGCAGGGCAAAGGTCTTCTCGATATTAATGCGGAGATTATCCGAGAGGTAAGTTTAAAGGCGGATACTATGCTTGATTTCGGGATCTCTTTTCTAAAGGATGTGGACAAAGCAATTTCTATTGCAGGAACCGCGGTTATAGGCACGGAGACCGGCACGCTTGCAGTAATCAAAGATGCAGCTTTCAAAAATCCAGGGCGTATTAGTGTCAGTATTGATGTCAAATATGAAAAGGTTCTGAAACAGGACCCTGAGATCCCTGAAGATCCTTTTGAAATTGTAAAGCTTCTAAACGAGCTTCCCTTAAAAGACCTGATTTTCCTCGACCTTGACAGGGTAGGTACAGCTTCTGGGTTTGACCCGGAGTTTCTGCGCAAACTGGCTGAGGTCTCATTACACGATGTACTGCTCGCAGGTGGGGTCAGGGGTATGGAAGACCTTTTTGCTCTTAACAAGCTTGGTATAAAGGGTGCTCTGGTAGCAACTGCAATTCATTCAGGCTCGGTCCCTCCGGAAGTGATGAGCCTGGGAATTGAAAATCTAAAGAAAAGCAATTAATGAATTTCCGGGAAAGATTTATACTCTGCCTTATGCCTCTGGTATAGAAGGCATTGAGTATCTTTATAACCCAATTGGCAGATTTATATCCAGTTCATCGAATTTCACCATAAAATCAAAGAGTTTACGAGGTTACAGTATGGCAACAAAAAAGGTAACTGAGGAGAGCATTGAAGAGCCCGTAGAGGAACGCATTGAAGAGCCCGTAGAGGAGAGCACAGGAGAAAACAGCGGAGACGGGTATACTGAGATCAAGATGGGGGGAGGCTGGTACATGACCATCTCTCTAGCGCACAGTGACCGGTTTGAAAAGGAGTATGTAGAGCTTGCAAAAGAGCGCGGAGGCGTGAAAAAGTCCCGCTTTAATCTCAACCCCTCGCACGTCCGGATGCTGGCGGAAGCCCTGATCAAGTTTGCGGATGAAAACAAGCTCTAATCGGACTTTCTCTAATCGGACTTTCTCTTTCTTTTTTTATTTTTTATTTATTTTCGTCCCTTTGAACAAACTCGAGAATTTTTTGCACAACTGTTTTTTCCACATCTTCTGGAGAACAGGAAGCATCAACTACTATAAACCGGTCCGGCTCTTCTGCGGCGAGCCTGAGGAAAATATTTCGAACTCCCCGTAAAAGTTCTATCGTTTCAAATTTGGTTTGTTCTCCCCGCTTCCCGCAGCGTTCAACTGCGATTTCAGGTTCAATGTCAAATAAAATAGTAAGGTCCGGAATAACGGTCCAGCCTCTGTGCAGACTCTTTACCCATTCAAGCGGGTTTTCTATTCGGTTTTTAAGAGTTATTCCCTGGTAAGCATAGCGACTGTCGGAATAACGGTCAGAAATCACGGTTTTCCCGTTTTCAAGTGCAGGCTTTACGAGTTTTGCCAGATGCTCGGCATGATCAGCTGTAAAAAGGAATAGTTCGGCAAACTGGTCGGTATCAGATTGGATTGCTTTTTGAACAGCATTTCCAGTAAGGGTACCTCTTGTAGGCTCTCTGGTAAAGACCGGCTCAAAAACACGAATATCATGGTTTTCCTGCAGTTTTTTTACAACCGTACTTTTGCCCGAACCATCAATACCCTCAAGTGTGATCAGTTTACCTCTCATAAGGACCGCCTTTTCAATTTTTTTTTTACAGGTTTTCATTCAAACGCACTATCTGTATTTAAACTCTTTAGAGAGCCCTAGGTAGCTGGCAGGTCGGGGCAGTAGTTTCAGATGAAATGAGTATCTATTTATGTAAACATTAAAAATAACTTAAAGTAATGACCGTAATAGGAGTTATCACACGGGGCAAGTACGGGCATCGCCTTGTTGATGTTATAAAGGAACACAGTGATTTTTCCGTTGTAACTGCCGATCTGCCTGAGTTCGTGCCAATATTCATTGAGGAACCTGATGAGTTTATGGAAAATCTGACGTTCGACCGGCATGTCTTTTCCGCCAAAATTGTTGTTACCTATTCCCTGCATCCTGACCTGACCTCGGCAATTGCAAAGCTTGCCGCAGAAGCCGGGGTACGCTCTTTGATTATACCGGGAGGGCCTTCCAGAGCATCGGTTTCCGAACTTAAACAGATTTCCGAAGCTTCCGGAATGGATATAGAGGTGGATGAAACTTGCTGTACCCTCGAACCCAACTCCTTCAACAGTCCTTTTGCTGAGATTTTCGGGTCTCCCATTTTGAAAGTTAAGACCGAGAACGGTAAAATTGCTAAAGTTGAGGTCATAAAAGGTGCCCCTTGCGGAAGTACATGGCACATGGCAAGGGAACTTGTTGGAGTGCCTGTAAAAGATGCTCCTCCGAAAGCCGGGCTGCTGATCCAGCAATATCCCTGCCGGGCTATTAGGGGCGAAATGGGGGGGATTCACGAGTCTGCAGAACTGCATAAGCAGGCGCTCATAAAAGCGCTTGATAGTGAGGAGTGATTATATATTCTTTGGAAAAATATAATCAAAATATGGCGGAAAACTGGGGTCCAGCTTTTAATTTCTGAAATTCCTGTTTTTTTGCCTGTGCCGGTTTCCAAGTACCTATGGGGGTGAAAACATTATTTCCTTATGTATATCAGAAGATTCAGGGCCTGAAGACCTTGAGTCAATAGCAGTTGCAGTGCATTCACTAATGGGACTCCCTACCACCATTAGAAGCCTCAAACGAAAAGGGCTTCGCCTGGAAAAGGGAAAAATCCTTGACAGGGATTATACAGGACCTGTGCTCGAAGAGGTGTTAAAAACCAACAAAATTGCCCATGAAGTTCCCGCAGAAGGCATGTACCGTGGAAAACATGTGGTAGTTGCTCCCATCCGTTCAAAGGACGGGGAGATTGTTGCGGCTCTCGGGATTGTGGACCTTATGGCTACAATTGATCTTCCATCCGTTTTTCAGGAATATACTTCCGTGCTGGAAGAAGTCGAAAATGCAAAAAAATGAAGCCAAAACAGGTTACAAGCACCATTTTATAAAGAAAAGGACTAAACGAATTACTTTTTATTGGAGGGTTTTGTCCCCCCCTCTTTTTCAAGGTTTGAGAGGGACATTTTTCCAACCATTCCAGTCCTTATTGAAATCCATGATCTAAGTTTTTAAACCGAAAAAAATATTCCGGTATTTACTGTGGCTTTTCGTATAACTTGACCTTTTTCAGCAGGACTCCGCTCTTTGCGTGGGGCTGCCTGAAGACTGTGTCGTTGGATTTTTCGATTTCTCTGGCCTGAGTTGCGAGTATTGCTGCAGCTCCCATTATCTCGTGCCCGGCTGCGG is drawn from Methanosarcina lacustris Z-7289 and contains these coding sequences:
- the tmk gene encoding dTMP kinase: MRGKLITLEGIDGSGKSTVVKKLQENHDIRVFEPVFTREPTRGTLTGNAVQKAIQSDTDQFAELFLFTADHAEHLAKLVKPALENGKTVISDRYSDSRYAYQGITLKNRIENPLEWVKSLHRGWTVIPDLTILFDIEPEIAVERCGKRGEQTKFETIELLRGVRNIFLRLAAEEPDRFIVVDASCSPEDVEKTVVQKILEFVQRDENK
- a CDS encoding DUF2111 domain-containing protein is translated as MGLPTTIRSLKRKGLRLEKGKILDRDYTGPVLEEVLKTNKIAHEVPAEGMYRGKHVVVAPIRSKDGEIVAALGIVDLMATIDLPSVFQEYTSVLEEVENAKK
- a CDS encoding DUF166 domain-containing protein — encoded protein: MTVIGVITRGKYGHRLVDVIKEHSDFSVVTADLPEFVPIFIEEPDEFMENLTFDRHVFSAKIVVTYSLHPDLTSAIAKLAAEAGVRSLIIPGGPSRASVSELKQISEASGMDIEVDETCCTLEPNSFNSPFAEIFGSPILKVKTENGKIAKVEVIKGAPCGSTWHMARELVGVPVKDAPPKAGLLIQQYPCRAIRGEMGGIHESAELHKQALIKALDSEE
- a CDS encoding (5-formylfuran-3-yl)methyl phosphate synthase — its product is MKLLVSPINKEEAIIASRGGADIVDVKNPKEGSLGANFPWVIRDVKEVVNGRQPISATIGDFNFKPGTAALAALGAAAAGADYIKVGLYDIQTEAQALELLTKITRAVKDYDPSKKVVAAGYSDYKRINSISPILLPAVAAEAGVDVVMVDTGIKDGKSTFEFMDEKELIEFTDLAHEHGLESAIAGSLKFEDLPVLERIGPDIIGVRGMVCGGDRMTTIRQELVEKLVSECQI
- a CDS encoding HisA/HisF-related TIM barrel protein, which encodes MFRVVFVMDIFNRNVVLAKGGVRENYLPVSDSSAVCRTSVPLEIVESLRPREVYIADLNALQGKGLLDINAEIIREVSLKADTMLDFGISFLKDVDKAISIAGTAVIGTETGTLAVIKDAAFKNPGRISVSIDVKYEKVLKQDPEIPEDPFEIVKLLNELPLKDLIFLDLDRVGTASGFDPEFLRKLAEVSLHDVLLAGGVRGMEDLFALNKLGIKGALVATAIHSGSVPPEVMSLGIENLKKSN